A single region of the Elizabethkingia sp. JS20170427COW genome encodes:
- a CDS encoding amidohydrolase, with protein sequence MIDTHVHFWEYNEIRDSWIDENMSIIRRNFLPQDIDILLTENKVDGIIAVQADQSEAETDFLLSLSRQYPKIFGIVGWVDLQDYHLEERLEKYLGSPKICGWRHIVQAEPKGFLNNPLFIKNVRILGKHDYAYGILVYHYQLPEVLEFVSQLPDQPLVLNHLGKPDLKTFEKYNWQYQIDRLAKYPNVFCKLSGLVTEAETGKWTCEMVHDYLNFVIEKFGVERVMFGSDWPVMLLNSNYSEWLNLVKEYLNKFSKSEQSLILHENAVRCYQLKI encoded by the coding sequence ATGATTGATACTCATGTGCATTTTTGGGAATACAACGAGATAAGAGACAGTTGGATCGACGAGAATATGAGTATTATCCGTCGCAATTTTCTCCCTCAAGATATTGATATTCTGCTTACAGAAAATAAAGTAGATGGAATTATTGCAGTACAAGCTGACCAAAGCGAAGCAGAAACTGATTTTTTATTAAGCCTATCTCGCCAATATCCCAAGATTTTCGGAATTGTAGGTTGGGTAGATCTACAAGATTATCATTTGGAAGAACGTTTGGAAAAATATTTGGGCTCGCCCAAAATCTGCGGGTGGAGGCACATTGTACAAGCCGAGCCTAAAGGTTTCCTGAACAACCCTCTATTTATTAAAAACGTAAGAATTTTAGGAAAACACGATTATGCTTATGGGATTTTAGTCTATCATTATCAGCTTCCTGAGGTTTTAGAATTTGTCTCTCAACTTCCAGATCAGCCTTTGGTTCTCAATCATTTAGGAAAGCCAGATCTTAAAACTTTTGAAAAATACAATTGGCAGTATCAGATCGATAGGTTAGCAAAATATCCAAATGTATTTTGTAAATTGTCAGGATTGGTAACCGAAGCAGAAACAGGTAAATGGACTTGTGAGATGGTTCATGATTATTTGAATTTTGTAATAGAAAAATTTGGGGTAGAAAGGGTGATGTTTGGAAGTGATTGGCCTGTAATGTTGCTGAATTCTAATTATTCGGAATGGTTAAATTTGGTGAAAGAATATTTGAATAAATTTTCTAAATCCGAACAAAGTTTAATTTTACATGAAAATGCAGTAAGATGCTACCAACTGAAAATTTAA
- a CDS encoding L-rhamnose mutarotase: MRKYVLALDLKDDPKLIEEYEKYHQEVWPEIVESIKESGISAMEIYRFSNRLVMCMQVEEGFSFEQKAKADAENPKVQEWETLMWKYQQALPTAKPGEKWVLMDKIFSL; the protein is encoded by the coding sequence ATGAGAAAGTATGTTTTGGCTTTGGATCTTAAAGATGATCCAAAGTTGATAGAAGAGTATGAAAAATACCACCAAGAAGTGTGGCCAGAGATTGTAGAAAGTATAAAGGAAAGCGGAATTTCTGCAATGGAAATTTACAGATTTTCCAATCGCCTGGTGATGTGTATGCAGGTGGAAGAGGGCTTTTCCTTTGAGCAGAAAGCAAAAGCAGATGCAGAAAACCCTAAAGTACAAGAATGGGAAACACTGATGTGGAAATATCAGCAAGCTTTGCCTACCGCGAAGCCTGGCGAAAAATGGGTGTTAATGGATAAAATTTTCAGCTTGTAA
- a CDS encoding fumarylacetoacetate hydrolase family protein: MKLIKFGAEGQEKPGVILNDQYYDVSHLVEDYDEKFFSGNAIEELKEKIANTELPLVDKNTRLGSPIARPSKIVCVGLNYKDHAEETGMRLPEEPILFFKSTTAMVGPNDDLIIPKNSKKTDWEVELGVVIGKKASYVEPENALEHVAGYVLHNDYSEREFQVERQGQWVKGKSCDTFAPIGPFVATQDEIEDVNNLKLWLKVNDKIVQDGNTSNLIFDIPYLVSYISQFMTLLPGDVISTGTPAGVGLGQKPEPWYLKPGDVVELGIDGLGSSTQKVKAYTK; the protein is encoded by the coding sequence ATGAAACTAATTAAATTTGGTGCAGAAGGACAAGAGAAGCCAGGAGTAATCCTTAATGATCAGTATTACGATGTTTCTCATTTGGTAGAGGATTACGATGAGAAATTCTTTTCAGGAAATGCAATAGAAGAATTGAAAGAGAAAATTGCCAATACAGAACTTCCTTTAGTTGATAAAAATACAAGACTAGGTTCTCCCATTGCAAGACCTTCTAAAATAGTATGTGTAGGGCTTAACTATAAAGATCATGCTGAAGAAACAGGAATGAGGTTGCCAGAAGAGCCTATTTTATTTTTTAAATCTACTACGGCAATGGTAGGCCCTAATGATGATTTGATTATTCCTAAAAATAGTAAAAAAACCGATTGGGAAGTAGAGTTAGGAGTAGTTATTGGTAAAAAAGCTTCTTATGTAGAGCCAGAAAATGCTTTGGAACACGTAGCAGGATATGTTCTTCACAATGACTATAGTGAAAGAGAATTTCAGGTGGAAAGACAAGGACAATGGGTAAAAGGTAAAAGCTGTGATACTTTTGCGCCAATAGGGCCGTTTGTAGCTACTCAAGATGAGATAGAAGATGTCAATAACTTAAAACTTTGGTTGAAGGTGAATGACAAAATCGTTCAAGATGGAAATACTTCTAATTTAATTTTTGATATTCCGTATTTGGTAAGTTATATCAGCCAGTTTATGACCTTGCTTCCTGGTGATGTAATCTCTACAGGGACTCCTGCAGGAGTAGGCTTGGGACAGAAGCCAGAACCTTGGTATCTAAAACCTGGAGATGTAGTAGAACTAGGGATTGATGGCTTGGGAAGCAGCACCCAAAAAGTAAAAGCCTATACCAAGTAG